From a single Mangifera indica cultivar Alphonso chromosome 19, CATAS_Mindica_2.1, whole genome shotgun sequence genomic region:
- the LOC123203365 gene encoding uncharacterized protein LOC123203365 isoform X2, which produces MAELATAAASKAAERVTETVCEFGCRHINYVFKYRSYMKKLKEQVKELEIRREDVKEDVEMAERQGEQIYNEVTEWLKSVEEFMERVAKLVDDEDKAKKRCFKGLCPDLIKRFRLSKEAGEVAEAGAKVLEKGNFNRISHPPLLRRTESIFVGMEYEHFDSRESNFQDLMDALKDSTVNMIGVQGMGGVGKTTLVKKVAWKAKEDKLFDEVVIAEVTQTPDLKQIQAEIAGQLGMVFKDQETLSLRADKLRHRLKISKRILVIVDNIWKKLDLKEVGIPLSYDNKGSMMEHRKESNDEQERCAILLTARTLAVLNQMKTQKNILVEPLATNDARSLFGKIVGDLSEKHSIAAEIVEKCAGLPLAITTIANALKGKSDYVWNDALHQLKSYNHRCVPEMDNTLYSTIELSYKLLNSEEAKSLLLLCALYNDTHVSYFFSRCMGLGLFENVYSINDGSNRMNSLIDYLRDSCLLLKVIDKGIVKMHDVIHTIVASIAKEKCMFDIRDFKGIKEVLMGRMYKDSIAISLSFTDIHELPERTEFPKLKLFSYYTVEDLCLQIPDHFFEEMKELKVLELKGVHLLPPPPSFVSLTNLKGLCLLNCSLGDITIMGELRKIETLEFVGCDFEQLPERFKHLTGLKLLQLSECPKLKVIPPNVIASLSQLEELYIYNSFDRWEVEGQNNASLAELKALPQLNTLCIQIPNVQMIQQDFIPVNLDKYEVHIGDVWDWSYAYETSRTLKLKFNGRPHMRHGIEILMEKAKYLYLDQLDGVKDMPWELDREGFPELKHLSVQNSSEILYIVNSMEYTHPNDVFPILESMFLINLSDMEKICCGLDNAKSFGQLRIIEVADCDKLRYLFSSSMAKNILLLEEINVTNCKTLEEIFSEESEDHADENKKVVLPRLENLKLSTIKIENIWVNLLQPTSSYIQCLKSLTVEECNGLKFLFSSSMVKSFVQLQKLVICNCKSMEAVIFESGELGADKIIQMNFPKLFYLKLQGLPKLTRFGTGNLVQFPTLNELHIESCSSLKTFFPNSSSVEVSLENILTTNIEPLFDDKADLPSLEKLILLHLDNLQLIWHNQLRGDSFCKLKEVRVEFCENLVTIVPPNSTQGLLTFQNLERLTVKNCWNLKSLFPVSTATSLLQLKILALLSCGLEIIVGEQEVDGTPKFLFPQLTRLYLANLPELKHFYMGSYTAEWPMLKELLVYQCRKIKVYALDGESQPALFSFEKLVPNLEKLGLNADDVTSSCLDHIPARRFGKLKFLGLQSFDDYSVGFQSDLLKKLQNLETLGLYDCTFQEILPYEGYLRKQSSQIETFLQNLQTLRIWNCHHLRHLMSSSHVWFKNIKHFEVYRCNGLAKILACSVARTLVQITTIKIEDCELVTEVITTKYEIETIEKEIVFNQLKTLELHCLKSLTCFCSANYVFQFPCLEQVTVSQCPNMKTFSQGGLSTPKLKKVQLTKTIKKESFWKDDLNSTIQHIFTNMLGFSNMENLKLSEFPELEEKIWKSKVSDGLFCNLKSLVVDAFLESSSAIPSRVLSGLKNLEILEVRSRDSLTQLFDTESPLNVDGHASKRSHQDVLNLKNLKSLKVHDCNGLRYIFTPSVILGLVQLQDIEVKNCALIEEIIRKEGENDAETDKIFIPQLKSISLESLPNLTRFCSGINSLACPSLKGIRVASCPEIETFVFADMKHQSDHITPLFCEKVAFPRLEQMILLHLSKLQLIWNNQLHGDSFCKLKEVRVKFCENLVTIVPSHSTQGLLTFQNLETLTIDNCWNIKSLFPVSIATSLLQLKRLTLRYCGLEEIVGKQEVDGTPRFLFPQLTRLKLSGLPELKYFYMGSYTAEWPMLKELLVYGCTKIKVYALEGKGQPALFWFEKVIPNLETLGLNADNETSSCLDRIPAKSFGKLKFLGLQSLDDYSVGFQFGLLQKLHNLERLYLYDCTFQELLPYEGCTRKQNCQMKTFLQNLHTLWVDKCHRLTSLMSSSYICFKNIKHLKVNCCNGLANILACSVAKTLVQIRTIRIKECELVTEVITTESKIETTKEEIVFNQLEMLELHCLKSLTSFCSANYTFRFPCLEKVIVSQCPNLKIFSHGGLSTPKLKKVQLTEIIDAEYIWKGDLNSTIQHMCGICVS; this is translated from the exons ATGGCCGAACTGGCTACTGCTGCTGCTTCCAAAGCTGCGGAGAGAGTCACAGAGACAGTGTGTGAATTCGGTTGTCGGCATATTAACTATGTGTTTAAGTACCGGAGCTACATGAAGAAGCTGAAGGAGCAAGTTAAGGAGCTTGAAATTAGAAGAGAAGATGTGAAAGAAGATGTAGAAATGGCTGAAAGGCAAGGTGAACAGATTTATAATGAAGTTACCGAGTGGCTGAAGAGTGTGGAAGAGTTCATGGAACGGGTAGCAAAGCTcgttgatgatgaagataaagcaaAGAAGCGCTGTTTCAAAGGGTTGTGTCCTGATTTGATTAAACGTTTCAGGCTCAGCAAAGAAGCAGGGGAGGTCGCGGAGGCAGGTGCCAAGGTCTTGGAAAAAGGAAACTTCAATAGAATTTCACACCCACCCCTTCTGCGGAGGACGGAATCCATATTCGTCGGTATGGAGTACGAACACTTTGACTCAAGAGAGTCAAACTTCCAGGATCTTATGGATGCATTGAAAGATTCTACTGTTAATATGATTGGCGTGCAAGGGATGGGTGGTGTGGGTAAAACCACACTGGTGAAAAAAGTTGCTTGGAAGGCCAAGGAAGATAAGTTATTTGATGAGGTGGTGATTGCTGAGGTAACACAAACTCCAGATCTTAAACAAATTCAAGCCGAGATTGCTGGTCAATTGGGCATGGTATTTAAGGACCAGGAAACGCTATCTTTAAGAGCTGATAAATTACGCCACAGGTTAAAGATTTCCAAGAGAATCCTTGTAATAGTAGATAATATCTGGAAGAAGCTTGACCTGAAGGAAGTTGGAATTCCTTTAAGCTATGATAATAAAGGTAGCATGATGGAACACAGGAAAGAAAGCAATGATGAGCAAGAGCGGTGCGCAATATTGTTAACAGCTAGAACGTTAGCTGTcttaaatcaaatgaaaactCAAAAGAATATATTGGTTGAGCCTTTAGCTACTAATGATGCAAGGAGTTTGTTTGGGAAAATTGTTGGTGATTTATCAGAAAAACACAGTATAGCAGCGGAAATAGTAGAAAAATGTGCAGGGTTGCCACTTGCGATTACAACAATTGCAAATGCTTTGAAAGGAAAAAGTGATTATGTCTGGAATGATGCCTTACATCAGTTAAAAAGTTACAATCATAGATGCGTTCCAGAAATGGATAACACTTTATACTCAACTATTGAATTGAGTTACAAATTGTTGAACAGTGAAGAAGCCAAATCACTACTTCTACTTTGTGCTCTATATAATGATACACATGTCTCTTACTTCTTTTCAAGATGTATGGGGTTGGGTTTGTTTGAAAATGTTTACTCAATTAATGATGGAAGCAATAGAATGAATTCGCTGATTGATTATCTCCGAGATTCATGTTTGTTGTTGAAAGTTATCGATAAGGGGATAGTCAAAATGCATGATGTCATTCATACTATTGTTGCATCAATTGCCAAAGAGAAATGTATGTTTGATATTAGAGATTTCAAGGGCATTAAAGAGGTGTTGATGGGGAGAATGTACAAAGACTCGATAGCAATTTCTCTGTCTTTTACAGACATTCATGAGCTTCCTGAAAGGACAGAGTTTCCAAAACTAAAGTTATTTAGTTATTATACTGTAGAAGATCTTTGTTTACAAATCCCAGACCACTTTTTCGAAGAAATGAAAGAACTCAAAGTACTAGAATTGAAAGGAGTTCATTTATTACCTCCACCACCGTCATTTGTTTCCCTAACAAACCTTAAAGGATTGTGTCTCTTGAATTGCTCATTGGGGGATATAACAATTATGGGAGAGCTAAGGAAAATAGAGACTCTTGAATTTGTAGGTTGTGATTTTGAACAGTTGCCTGAAAGATTTAAACATCTGACGGGACTTAAGTTATTACAATTGAGCGAGTGTCCAAAGCTTAAAGTAATCCCACCAAATGTCATAGCCAGCTTGTCTCAATTAGAagagctatatatatataatagctTTGATCGATGGGAAGTTGAAGGACAAAATAACGCTAGTCTTGCAGAGTTGAAGGCATTGCCTCAATTGAACACTTTATGCATACAAATCCCGAATGTGCAGATGATACAGCAagattttattccagtgaactTAGACAAGTATGAAGTACATATTGGAGATGTATGGGACTGGTCTTATGCATATGAAACCTCAAGAAcattgaaactgaaattcaatgGAAGGCCTCATATGAGGCATGGGATCGAAATTTTGATGGAGAAAGCAAAATACCTCTATCTAGATCAGCTGGATGGTGTTAAGGATATGCCTTGGGAACTTGACAGAGAAGGTTTCCCTGAATTAAAGCATCTTTCGGTACAAAACAGTTctgaaattttgtatattgtCAACTCAATGGAGTACACTCATCCTAATGATGTTTTTCCAATCTTAGAGTCAATGTTTCTTATTAACCTAAGTGATATGGAGAAGATATGTTGCGGCCTAGATAATGCAAAGTCTTTCGGCCAATTAAGAATAATAGAAGTAGCTGATTGTGACAAGTTGAGGTATCTCTTCTCATCCTCCATGGCCAAAAACATACTGCTGCTTGAAGAAATCAATGTAACTAATTGCAAGACGCTGGAGGAGATTTTTAGTGAAGAAAGTGAAGACCATGCTGATGAAAACAAAAAG GTTGTGTTACCAAGATTGGAGAACTTGAAACTGTCCACAATTAAGATTGAGAACATATGGGTTAATCTGCTCCAACCAACGTCTTCCTATATTCAGTGCTTAAAAAGCTTAACAGTGGAAGAGTGTAACGGTTTGAAGTTTCTGTTTTCATCTTCTATGGTCAAAAGTTTTGTGCAACTCCAAAAGCTTGTAATATGCAACTGCAAGTCAATGGAAGCGGTGATATTTGAGTCAGGAGAATTAGGAGCAGATAagataattcaaatgaattttccTAAACTATTCTACTTGAAGTTACAAGGGCTTCCAAAACTCACAAGATTTGGTACTGGAAATCTAGTTCAATTCCCTACCTTGAATGAACTTCACATTGAGAGTTGCTCTAGTTTAAAGACATTCTTCCCCAATTCTTCTAGTGTAGAAGTGAGCTTGGAGAACATTCTTACTACTAATATAGAGCCGCTGTTTGATGACAAG GCTGATTTGCCAAGCTTGGAGAAGCTGATACTCTTACACTTGGACAACTTACAGTTGATTTGGCACAATCAACTCCGTGGAGACTCCTTTTGCAAATTAAAAGAAGTGAGAGTTGAATTCTGTGAAAATTTGGTGACTATTGTTCCACCTAATAGTACTCAAGGACTTCTTACCTTTCAGAATCTAGAAAGATTAACTGTTAAGAACTGTTGGAATTTAAAAAGTCTGTTTCCAGTTTCCACAGCTACTAGTCTTTTGCAACTCAAAATACTTGCGCTACTCTCTTGTGGTTTGGAGATAATTGTTGGTGAGCAGGAAGTAGATGGGActccaaaatttttgtttcctcAATTAACGAGGCTCTATCTTGCCAATTTACCAGAGCTCAAACATTTCTACATGGGCTCCTATACAGCAGAGTGGCCAATGCTTAAGGAATTGCTTGTGTACCAATGTAGGAAGATAAAAGTATATGCTTTAGATGGAGAGAGCCAACCTGCcctattttcatttgaaaag CTCGTACCCAATTTGGAAAAATTGGGTTTAAATGCCGATGACGTAACATCCTCGTGTCTCGACCATATTCCCGCTAGGAGGTTTGGGAAACTTAAATTTCTTGGACTGCAAAGCTTTGATGATTATTCGGTTGGATTTCAGTCTGATCTGcttaaaaaattgcaaaatttgGAAACACTCGGTCTATATGATTGTACATTCCAAGAAATACTCCCGTATGAAGGATATTTAAGGAAACAAAGTTCACAGATAGAAACATTTCTCCAAAATCTTCAAACTCTGAGAATATGGAATTGTCATCATTTGAGACATTTGATGTCATCCTCACACGTTTggttcaaaaacataaaacattttgAAGTCTACAGGTGTAATGGATTGGCAAAAATATTAGCATGCTCAGTAGCGAGAACTCTTGTCCAAATCACAACAATCAAAATCGAAGATTGCGAATTGGTAACAGAGGTTATAACAACTAAGTATGAGATAGAAACAATAGAAAAAGAGATTGTTTTCAACCAGTTAAAAACGTTGGAGCTTCATTGTTTGAAAAGTCTCACATGCTTCTGCTCGGCCAATTACGTTTTCCAATTCCCATGCTTAGAACAAGTCACTGTGAGTCAATGCCCCAATATGAAGACTTTTTCTCAAGGAGGTTTAAGcacaccaaaattaaaaaaggtgCAACTAACgaagacaataaaaaaagagtCTTTTTGGAAGGATGATCTTAATTCTACTATCCAACACATATTTACAAATATG CTCGGTTTCAGCAACATGGAGAATCTAAAACTCTCTGAATTCCCcgaattagaagaaaaaatttggaaatcTAAAGTTTCGGATGGCTTATTCTGTAACTTAAAGTCACTGGTAGTGGACGCATTTTTGGAATCATCAAGTGCAATTCCATCTCGTGTGTTAAGCGgcttaaaaaatcttgaaatacTTGAAGTAAGAAGTCGTGATTCGTTGACACAGCTGTTTGATACAGAAAGTCCGCTAAATGTTGATGGACATGCTTCAAAGAGAAGTCATCAAGATGTTTTaaacttgaagaatttgaagtcTCTTAAAGTGCATGATTGTAATGGATTGAGATATATATTTACACCGTCCGTCATCCTAGGCCTTGTTCAACTCCAAGATATAGAAGTTAAAAATTGTGCTTTGATAGAAGAAATCATCAGGAAAGAAGGAGAAAATGATGCAGAGactgataaaatttttatcccaCAACTCAAGTCCATTAGTCTTGAATCATTGCCAAACTTGACGAGATTCTGTTCGGGAATTAATAGTTTGGCTTGTCCATCCTTGAAAGGTATTAGAGTAGCCAGCTGTCCAGAGATTGAGACATTCGTTTTTGCTGATATGAAGCACCAATCAGACCATATTACACCTCTCTTCTGTGAAAAG GTTGCTTTTCCAAGGTTGGAGCAGATGATACTTTTACACTTGAGTAAGTTGCAGTTGATATGGAACAACCAACTCCATGGAGATTCTTTTTGCAAATTAAAAGAAGTGAGAGTTAAATTCTGTGAAAATTTGGTGACTATTGTTCCATCTCATAGTACTCAAGGACTTCTTACCTTTCAGAATCTGGAAACATTAACTATTGATAACTGTTGGAATATAAAAAGTCTGTTTCCAGTTTCCATAGCTACTAGTCTTTTGCAACTCAAACGACTGACGCTACGCTATTgcggtttggaggaaattgttgGCAAGCAGGAAGTAGATGGGACTCCAAGATTTTTGTTTCCTCAATTAACGCGGCTTAAACTTTCTGGGTTACCAGAGCTCAAATATTTCTACATGGGGTCCTATACAGCAGAGTGGCCAATGCTTAAGGAATTGCTTGTGTACGGTTGTACGAAGATAAAAGTATATGCTTTAGAGGGAAAGGGCCAACCTGCcttattttggtttgaaaag GTCATACCCAATTTGGAAACATTGGGTTTAAATGCCGATAACGAAACATCCTCATGTCTTGACCGTATTCCAGCTAAGAGCTTTGGGAAACTTAAATTTCTTGGACTGCAAAGCTTGGATGATTATTCAGTAGGATTTCAGTTTGGTCTCCTTCAAAAATTGCACAATTTGGAAAGACTCTATCTATATGATTGTACATTCCAAGAACTACTCCCATATGAAGGATGTACAAGGAAACAAAATTGTCAGATGAAAACGTTTCTCcaaaatcttcacactttgtgGGTAGACAAATGTCATCGTTTAACATCTTTGATGTCATCCTCATACATTTGTTTCAAAAACATAAAGCATTTAAAAGTCAACTGTTGTAATGGATTGGCAAATATACTAGCATGCTCAGTAGCAAAAACTCTTGTCCAAATCAGAACAATCAGAATCAAAGAATGTGAATTGGTTACAGAGGTTATAACAACTGAGTCTAAGATAGAGACAACAAAAGAGGAGATTGTTTTCAACCAACTGGAAATGTTGGAGCTTCATTGCTTGAAAAGCCTCACATCCTTTTGCTCTGCCAATTACACTTTTCGATTCCCATGCTTAGAAAAAGTGATTGTGAGTCAATGTCccaatttgaagattttttctCATGGAGGTTTAAGCACACCAAAACTAAAGAAGGTACAACTAACAGAGATTATTGATGCAGAATATATTTGGAAGGGTGACCTTAATTCCACTATCCAACACATGTGTGGGATTTGTGTGTCTTAA